The [Bacillus] selenitireducens MLS10 genome includes a region encoding these proteins:
- the ilvN gene encoding acetolactate synthase small subunit, with amino-acid sequence MKRIITAVVQNRSGVLNRLTGLLQKRQFNIESISVGRTETDGVSRMTFVVDVEDHRKLEQLTKQLNKQIDVIKVSDLTDQAVVARELALIKVVCTPQHRMEIQGIIEPFRADVIDVSRDSLSIQVTGKPEKIEAVIDLLRPYGIKDIARTGITAFTRGHQPQVSEYPAFSLLK; translated from the coding sequence ATGAAACGGATCATAACAGCAGTTGTCCAAAACCGCAGCGGGGTCCTGAACCGGTTAACCGGTCTCCTCCAAAAAAGACAGTTCAATATCGAAAGCATCTCCGTCGGACGCACTGAAACAGACGGCGTATCGCGCATGACATTCGTCGTTGATGTGGAAGACCACCGGAAACTTGAACAGCTGACCAAGCAGCTGAACAAGCAGATCGACGTCATCAAGGTATCTGACCTGACCGATCAGGCTGTCGTGGCAAGGGAACTCGCCCTCATCAAAGTGGTCTGCACACCGCAGCATCGCATGGAAATCCAGGGCATTATTGAACCCTTCCGGGCCGATGTCATCGATGTCAGCCGTGACTCCCTTTCTATTCAGGTCACCGGCAAACCGGAAAAAATCGAAGCCGTTATTGATCTCTTGAGACCATACGGGATTAAAGACATCGCAAGAACCGGCATCACCGCCTTTACACGCGGTCATCAGCCGCAAGTATCCGAGTATCCGGCATTCTCCCTGTTAAAGTAA
- the ilvC gene encoding ketol-acid reductoisomerase: MTTVLYNHQIEDQALKAEKIAIIGYGSQGHAHALNLKESGFDVVVGLRKGKSWDKAVEDGVDVTTVPEAVKQAKVVMILLPDEYQPKIYEEQIAPHLQPGASLAFAHGFNIHFSQIQPPENIDVFLVAPKGPGHLVRRTYEEGAGVPALFGIYQDASGKARETALAYAKGVGAGRAGILETSFQEETETDLFGEQAVLCGGVTSLIKAGFETLTEAGYQPEVAYFECLHEMKLIVDLLYEGGLEGMRYSISDTAQWGDFVSGPRVVDADTKARMKDILSDIQTGKFAHGWILENQANRPQFNAINNRENQHEIEVVGRQLRELMPFVKKPANK; encoded by the coding sequence ATGACAACAGTACTTTACAACCACCAAATCGAAGACCAGGCTTTAAAAGCAGAAAAAATCGCCATCATTGGCTACGGCTCCCAGGGGCACGCACATGCACTCAACTTAAAAGAAAGCGGCTTTGACGTTGTCGTCGGCCTGCGTAAAGGAAAGTCATGGGATAAAGCAGTGGAAGACGGCGTCGATGTGACGACTGTACCGGAAGCTGTCAAACAGGCTAAAGTGGTCATGATTCTTCTTCCTGATGAATATCAGCCAAAAATTTATGAAGAGCAGATCGCACCGCATCTTCAGCCGGGTGCTTCCCTCGCTTTTGCACACGGGTTTAACATCCATTTCAGCCAGATCCAGCCTCCTGAAAACATTGATGTTTTCCTCGTCGCACCGAAAGGTCCGGGGCACCTCGTACGCAGAACCTATGAAGAAGGCGCCGGGGTTCCTGCCCTCTTCGGGATCTATCAGGATGCATCAGGGAAAGCAAGAGAGACAGCCCTTGCTTATGCAAAAGGCGTTGGCGCAGGACGCGCAGGTATTCTCGAGACGAGCTTCCAGGAAGAAACAGAAACAGATCTCTTCGGTGAACAGGCTGTATTGTGCGGCGGGGTTACTAGCCTCATCAAAGCCGGCTTTGAAACATTGACAGAGGCAGGCTACCAGCCGGAAGTTGCCTATTTTGAGTGCCTGCACGAAATGAAGCTGATCGTGGACCTTCTCTATGAAGGAGGACTTGAGGGCATGCGCTACTCCATCTCCGACACGGCACAGTGGGGAGACTTCGTATCCGGACCGCGCGTCGTCGATGCCGATACGAAAGCCCGTATGAAAGACATCCTTTCAGACATTCAGACCGGTAAATTTGCGCATGGCTGGATTCTTGAGAACCAGGCGAACCGTCCTCAGTTTAATGCCATCAACAACCGTGAAAATCAGCATGAAATTGAAGTTGTCGGCCGGCAGCTGCGTGAACTGATGCCTTTCGTCAAAAAACCGGCTAATAAATAA
- a CDS encoding 2-isopropylmalate synthase, translating to MTRINIFDTTLRDGEQSPGVNLNQLEKLEIAKQLERFGVNVMEAGFPASSRGDFEGVKKIADTIQQASVTGLARAVKSDVDAAWDALKGGVDPRLHVFIATSPIHMTHKLKKSPDQVVTIAEDMVRYARKTFPKVEWSAEDASRSDLDFLVHIIEKVIDAGATVINLPDTVGYTTPYEYGKMFRYISENVRNIDKAILSAHCHDDLGMAVANSISAMENGATQVEGTINGIGERAGNAALEELAVAMHIRKDFYNIETTINLGETKRTSDLVSKLTGMFVPRNKAVVGQNAFAHESGIHQDGVLKHAETYEIITPELVGVHSNDLVLGKHSGKHAFKDRLKKLGYELSDELLGKAFVEFKQLTDHKKMITDDDLFTILTDIQTSAYDISSYDLTSFQVHYGSGNLPTATVAMTNPDGDKCEEARTGSGSVEALYNTLDALIKEELHLTDYQLNSVGRGRDALAEAHVKMTVEGIDVTGRASSQDVLEASAKAFVNAVNRFIHQRAMEAGTKNDQEHTILT from the coding sequence ATGACTCGCATAAACATTTTCGATACAACTCTGCGGGATGGTGAACAGTCCCCCGGTGTCAATCTGAACCAGCTCGAAAAACTCGAGATTGCCAAGCAGCTTGAACGCTTCGGGGTCAACGTGATGGAGGCAGGCTTCCCTGCTTCCTCACGGGGTGATTTTGAAGGGGTTAAGAAGATTGCCGATACCATTCAGCAGGCATCGGTTACAGGACTTGCAAGAGCGGTGAAATCCGATGTGGACGCAGCGTGGGATGCCTTAAAAGGCGGCGTCGATCCGCGTCTGCACGTCTTTATCGCCACATCGCCCATTCACATGACCCACAAACTGAAGAAATCGCCGGATCAGGTCGTCACCATTGCAGAAGACATGGTACGTTATGCGAGAAAAACTTTCCCTAAAGTAGAATGGTCCGCGGAAGATGCATCGCGATCGGATCTCGACTTTCTCGTGCACATCATCGAAAAAGTCATTGATGCCGGCGCAACCGTGATTAATCTGCCGGATACCGTCGGCTATACGACACCTTATGAGTACGGCAAGATGTTCCGTTACATTTCAGAGAATGTGCGAAACATCGACAAAGCCATTCTTTCCGCACACTGTCATGACGATCTCGGTATGGCCGTAGCCAACTCGATTTCGGCCATGGAAAACGGTGCAACGCAGGTGGAGGGCACAATCAACGGCATCGGAGAACGTGCCGGAAATGCCGCACTCGAGGAACTCGCCGTCGCCATGCATATCCGCAAGGACTTCTATAATATCGAAACAACCATTAACCTCGGTGAAACAAAACGGACCAGTGACCTCGTCAGCAAGTTGACCGGAATGTTTGTCCCAAGAAACAAAGCCGTCGTCGGTCAAAATGCCTTTGCGCACGAATCCGGAATTCATCAGGATGGTGTTTTGAAACATGCCGAAACGTATGAAATCATTACACCGGAACTTGTCGGGGTTCACTCGAATGACCTCGTACTCGGAAAACATTCCGGAAAGCATGCCTTTAAAGACCGGCTGAAAAAACTCGGTTATGAACTGAGTGACGAACTCCTGGGCAAGGCGTTCGTTGAGTTTAAGCAGCTGACCGATCATAAGAAAATGATCACCGATGACGATCTCTTTACGATCCTGACGGATATTCAGACATCCGCTTATGACATCTCATCCTATGATCTGACGTCCTTCCAGGTGCATTACGGTTCAGGAAACCTGCCTACAGCCACAGTTGCCATGACGAATCCTGACGGTGACAAGTGCGAAGAGGCACGGACAGGATCAGGCAGTGTCGAAGCCCTCTACAACACGCTTGACGCATTGATCAAAGAGGAACTTCACCTGACCGATTATCAGCTTAATTCCGTCGGACGCGGCAGAGATGCCCTTGCTGAAGCCCATGTCAAAATGACCGTTGAAGGCATCGACGTCACAGGACGCGCAAGCTCACAGGATGTCCTCGAAGCTTCCGCTAAAGCGTTTGTCAATGCCGTAAATCGCTTCATTCACCAGCGGGCTATGGAGGCCGGCACAAAAAATGATCAGGAGCACACCATCCTGACATGA
- the leuB gene encoding 3-isopropylmalate dehydrogenase has product MNKSIVLLPGDGIGPEVVESAKCILDAVAQACHHTFTYDTKDIGGLAIDNHQDPLPEETEAACKAADAVLLGAVGGPAWDNNPAHLRPEKGLLRIRKSLGLYANLRPVQGFPELLHASPLKFDVVNGSDLLIVRELTGGLYFGEPSERRDDGQSVVDTLAYTREEMERIIETGFEAAMVRKKHLTSVDKANVLESSKMWREIVMEKAKDFPEVTVDHVLVDAAAMKLITDPTQFDVMVTENMFGDILSDEASVLTGSLGMLPSASLRKDGFGLYEPAHGSAPDIAGQGIANPLATILSAAMMLRYSFDMDHEATLIEQAVAKTIAAGYHTADLDVKNGTKMGTKEITDKVIDFIAEETPTESIMRCYA; this is encoded by the coding sequence ATGAATAAATCAATTGTACTTCTTCCGGGCGATGGAATCGGCCCGGAAGTTGTTGAATCTGCGAAATGTATACTCGATGCCGTCGCGCAAGCCTGTCACCATACGTTTACGTACGACACAAAAGACATCGGCGGCTTAGCCATTGACAACCACCAGGACCCCCTGCCTGAAGAAACCGAAGCGGCATGTAAAGCTGCGGACGCCGTTCTTCTCGGTGCAGTCGGAGGGCCGGCCTGGGACAACAATCCCGCTCACCTGCGTCCTGAAAAAGGACTGTTACGTATTCGGAAGTCGCTTGGTTTATATGCCAACCTCAGACCGGTACAAGGTTTTCCCGAACTCCTTCACGCCTCGCCACTGAAGTTTGACGTTGTCAACGGCAGTGATCTTTTGATCGTAAGAGAATTGACAGGCGGATTGTATTTCGGTGAGCCAAGCGAACGTCGGGACGATGGACAGTCTGTCGTAGATACCCTGGCTTATACCCGTGAGGAAATGGAACGGATCATTGAAACAGGCTTCGAAGCTGCCATGGTCCGAAAGAAACACCTCACATCCGTTGATAAAGCCAATGTCCTTGAATCAAGCAAAATGTGGCGTGAAATTGTGATGGAAAAAGCGAAAGACTTTCCTGAAGTCACTGTCGATCATGTACTCGTCGACGCCGCAGCCATGAAGCTTATCACAGATCCGACTCAGTTCGATGTGATGGTCACAGAGAACATGTTTGGCGATATTCTGAGTGATGAAGCATCCGTGTTGACCGGATCTCTCGGTATGCTTCCGTCAGCAAGCCTCAGAAAAGACGGATTCGGCCTCTATGAGCCGGCACACGGCTCCGCACCCGATATTGCAGGTCAGGGCATCGCCAATCCGCTTGCCACCATTCTGTCTGCCGCGATGATGCTGCGCTACTCGTTTGATATGGATCACGAAGCCACCCTTATAGAACAGGCCGTTGCAAAGACTATCGCCGCAGGCTACCACACCGCCGATCTCGATGTGAAAAATGGCACGAAAATGGGCACAAAAGAAATCACAGATAAAGTGATCGATTTTATAGCTGAAGAGACACCGACAGAGAGCATTATGCGCTGTTATGCGTAA
- the leuC gene encoding 3-isopropylmalate dehydratase large subunit has product MKQPKTIIEKIWEKHVVHEEANKPDLLYIDLHLVHEVTSPQAFEGLRMKNRPVRRPDRTFATMDHNVPTIARHIVYDPISKKQMDTLEENCKEFNIPLTGIDHPDQGIVHVIGPELGLTQPGKTIVCGDSHTSTHGAFGALAFGIGTSEVEHVLATQSLWQAKPKTMNVHVTGELSPAVTSKDLILAIIGKFGVKFGTGHVVEYTGDAIRKLTMEERMTICNMSIEGGARAGLISPDETTVNFLKGRRHVPEGEAFDQAASEWLSLATDADATYDQTLTIDASEIEPQVTWGTNPSMSIPVSANIPAPEDAKSDVDREEIERALAYMGLQAGTPISEVEIQHVFIGSCTNSRLSDLRRAAKIIDGQKVHDGVRALVVPGSQTVKQQAEAEGIDQIFINAGFEWRDAGCSMCLAMNDDIVPYGERCASTSNRNFEGRQGNGARTHLVAPEMAAIAAINGRFTDIRSYEPAPV; this is encoded by the coding sequence ATGAAACAGCCAAAAACCATTATCGAAAAGATCTGGGAAAAGCATGTCGTGCACGAAGAAGCGAACAAACCCGATCTGCTGTATATCGATCTGCATCTCGTTCATGAAGTCACATCCCCACAGGCATTTGAAGGTCTGAGAATGAAAAACAGGCCCGTTAGACGCCCAGACCGGACCTTTGCGACGATGGATCATAACGTCCCGACGATTGCCCGTCATATCGTATACGATCCGATCTCGAAAAAACAGATGGACACCCTGGAAGAGAATTGCAAAGAATTCAACATCCCATTAACAGGGATCGATCATCCCGATCAGGGAATCGTGCACGTCATCGGACCTGAACTCGGTCTGACTCAGCCCGGGAAAACGATCGTGTGCGGAGACAGCCACACGTCAACGCACGGCGCGTTCGGCGCCCTTGCCTTCGGGATTGGGACAAGTGAAGTGGAACACGTCCTTGCTACCCAGTCTCTGTGGCAGGCAAAACCGAAGACCATGAATGTCCACGTAACAGGTGAACTCTCTCCTGCCGTCACCTCCAAAGACCTGATCCTTGCCATCATCGGCAAATTCGGTGTGAAATTTGGTACGGGACATGTCGTTGAGTATACGGGCGATGCGATCCGTAAACTGACAATGGAAGAGCGGATGACCATCTGTAATATGTCCATCGAAGGCGGCGCCCGCGCAGGTCTCATCAGCCCGGATGAGACAACCGTAAACTTCCTGAAGGGCCGGCGTCATGTGCCTGAAGGCGAAGCCTTTGATCAGGCTGCGTCCGAATGGCTCAGCCTTGCCACAGATGCGGATGCCACGTATGACCAGACCCTGACGATCGATGCTTCCGAAATCGAACCTCAGGTCACCTGGGGCACGAATCCATCGATGTCGATTCCCGTCAGTGCAAATATCCCGGCCCCGGAAGATGCAAAATCTGACGTGGACCGTGAAGAAATCGAGCGTGCCCTTGCCTACATGGGGCTTCAAGCAGGAACGCCGATTTCAGAGGTGGAGATCCAGCACGTCTTTATCGGTTCCTGCACGAACTCTCGCCTCAGCGATCTTCGCCGGGCGGCCAAAATCATTGATGGACAAAAGGTCCACGACGGCGTACGGGCCCTCGTCGTACCCGGCTCACAGACCGTCAAACAGCAGGCAGAGGCAGAAGGCATTGATCAGATCTTTATCAATGCAGGCTTTGAATGGCGCGACGCCGGATGCAGCATGTGCCTTGCAATGAATGATGACATCGTTCCTTACGGAGAACGATGTGCCTCTACATCGAACCGAAACTTCGAAGGCCGCCAAGGAAACGGTGCAAGAACACATCTCGTTGCCCCTGAAATGGCCGCGATTGCCGCAATCAACGGACGCTTTACCGATATCCGCTCCTATGAGCCGGCACCTGTCTAA
- the leuD gene encoding 3-isopropylmalate dehydratase small subunit, translating into MEPIRQHTGKTYPLYRANIDTDQIIPKQFLKRIERQGFGQFLFYNWRFDENDEPRKDFSMNEERYQDASILIAGENFGCGSSREHAPWAIQDYGFRIVIAPSFADIFSNNCVKNGILPIELPEETVSVWANQAKTGTFELNVDLEAKSVTAPGEEPVPFDIADYRREMLLNGWDEIAVTLTLDDKISQYEQTRV; encoded by the coding sequence ATGGAACCGATCAGACAGCATACGGGGAAAACCTATCCCCTTTACCGAGCCAACATTGATACTGACCAGATTATTCCGAAACAGTTCCTGAAACGCATCGAGCGGCAGGGCTTTGGTCAATTTCTATTTTATAACTGGCGTTTTGATGAGAACGATGAACCTAGAAAGGATTTCTCCATGAACGAAGAACGTTATCAGGATGCAAGCATTCTGATTGCAGGCGAGAACTTCGGCTGTGGCTCATCAAGGGAACACGCTCCGTGGGCGATTCAGGACTACGGATTCAGAATCGTCATTGCGCCGAGCTTTGCCGATATCTTCTCCAATAACTGTGTAAAAAACGGAATCCTCCCCATCGAGTTGCCGGAAGAGACCGTCAGCGTGTGGGCAAATCAGGCGAAAACGGGCACATTTGAACTGAACGTTGACCTTGAAGCCAAATCCGTCACTGCCCCGGGAGAAGAACCTGTCCCGTTTGACATTGCAGACTACCGCCGTGAGATGCTTCTGAACGGCTGGGATGAGATTGCCGTTACACTGACACTCGATGATAAAATCAGTCAATATGAACAAACGCGTGTCTGA
- a CDS encoding P-II family nitrogen regulator has product MIAHIRRDHKLLVTIVKRDQAKKVMKAAKKAGCEGGTIMLASGIGVHEKKKIFSIDTMYEKDVVFNLVPEDLLPDVIKAIDQSVKLNKAGRGIGFVIDILKTIGMVHMDYEEVEKGALDIMTDDVRHDGFDLIITIVNKGDASEVIDASKLGGAEGGTVINARGSGIHEKAKLLSINIEPEKELVLTIVKRSITKDVLQAIEREVHIDEPGKGIGFVLPVEETIGMPHLSKLK; this is encoded by the coding sequence GTGATAGCACATATTCGAAGAGATCATAAACTGTTGGTCACAATCGTGAAACGTGACCAGGCAAAGAAAGTCATGAAGGCGGCGAAGAAAGCCGGATGTGAAGGCGGCACAATCATGCTTGCCAGTGGCATCGGGGTACATGAAAAGAAGAAGATCTTCTCCATTGATACGATGTATGAAAAAGACGTGGTCTTTAACCTCGTTCCTGAGGATCTTTTACCGGACGTTATTAAGGCGATCGATCAGTCTGTGAAGCTGAATAAGGCGGGGCGCGGCATCGGCTTTGTTATTGATATCCTCAAGACGATCGGGATGGTTCATATGGATTATGAAGAGGTAGAGAAGGGGGCGCTCGATATTATGACGGATGATGTGAGACATGACGGTTTTGATTTGATTATTACGATTGTGAACAAAGGGGATGCCAGTGAAGTGATTGACGCCTCGAAACTTGGTGGTGCCGAGGGAGGCACCGTCATCAATGCAAGAGGAAGCGGTATTCATGAGAAAGCAAAGCTGCTCTCCATCAATATTGAGCCGGAAAAAGAACTCGTTTTAACGATTGTAAAACGTTCGATTACGAAAGATGTGCTGCAGGCCATTGAACGCGAGGTGCATATTGACGAGCCTGGTAAAGGCATCGGATTTGTCCTGCCTGTGGAAGAAACGATCGGGATGCCTCATCTCAGTAAGTTGAAATAA
- a CDS encoding DUF1538 domain-containing protein, which translates to MKLSWFTMLLEGFDHVLIEVTMAIIPLLLFFFVFNAIFLKLGWSKIKDILIGIVFTFFGLLLFLQGVEVGFFPAGEAIGEILGERENTIILLPILGFVFGFVATFAEPAIRILNYEVEKVTAGSISKNVMLITLSIGVGTAIALSMVRIVLGIPLLYFILPGYILALILVFVSSPRFVAIAFDSGGVATGPMTVTFIMAIAVGVASVTEGRDPLLDGFGMIALVALTPILAVLVLGMIYRTKERMTS; encoded by the coding sequence ATGAAACTGAGCTGGTTTACAATGCTCCTTGAAGGATTTGATCACGTTCTGATTGAAGTGACAATGGCGATCATTCCTCTTTTGCTTTTTTTCTTTGTCTTTAATGCGATATTCCTCAAGCTTGGCTGGTCCAAGATCAAAGATATTCTGATCGGCATTGTCTTTACTTTTTTTGGCCTTCTGCTTTTTCTGCAGGGGGTGGAGGTCGGCTTTTTCCCCGCGGGTGAAGCGATCGGTGAGATTCTCGGAGAACGGGAAAATACGATTATTTTATTGCCTATTCTCGGTTTCGTTTTCGGATTCGTGGCAACATTTGCAGAGCCTGCCATTCGGATTCTGAACTATGAGGTTGAAAAAGTCACTGCAGGTTCCATCTCCAAAAATGTGATGCTGATCACCCTTTCGATCGGTGTGGGAACGGCGATTGCCCTCTCGATGGTCCGGATTGTTCTGGGCATTCCGCTCTTGTACTTTATCCTCCCGGGCTATATACTTGCATTGATTCTTGTTTTTGTATCGAGTCCAAGGTTTGTCGCGATCGCTTTTGACTCAGGCGGTGTGGCAACAGGACCGATGACGGTGACATTCATCATGGCCATTGCGGTCGGTGTGGCATCAGTAACAGAAGGACGGGACCCGCTGCTTGACGGGTTTGGCATGATTGCGCTCGTGGCGCTGACACCAATCCTCGCCGTGCTGGTCCTTGGGATGATTTACCGGACAAAGGAGCGGATGACCTCGTGA
- a CDS encoding DUF1538 domain-containing protein translates to MQKIWEQFKEVAMAIFPMAAVIIVLQYTVIGLPPELFFRFVAGVVMVGFGLFLFLVGVHIGLLPVGEMIGSSLPKTGKWSLVIGIGFVLGVVVTIAEPDVRVLASQIDQVSGGEISNNLLVYSVALGVGFFVAVAMARTIFNIPLKYILIVSYGLVILLMTQVPPNFVPISFDAGGVTTGPMTVPFILALGVGVASVLRGKSSTSDSFGLVALASIGPIFAVMLLGVIYG, encoded by the coding sequence ATGCAGAAAATCTGGGAACAGTTTAAAGAAGTGGCGATGGCCATCTTTCCAATGGCCGCCGTCATTATCGTTCTTCAATATACCGTAATTGGTCTTCCGCCCGAATTGTTTTTCCGGTTTGTTGCGGGGGTTGTAATGGTTGGTTTCGGTTTGTTTTTATTTTTGGTGGGGGTACATATTGGTCTTTTACCTGTCGGTGAAATGATTGGCTCAAGCCTGCCGAAAACCGGAAAATGGAGTCTCGTCATTGGGATCGGTTTTGTGCTTGGTGTCGTCGTGACGATCGCAGAACCCGATGTGCGTGTACTTGCTTCGCAAATTGATCAGGTCTCCGGAGGGGAGATTTCGAACAACTTACTTGTCTATTCCGTCGCACTCGGTGTCGGCTTCTTTGTTGCAGTGGCAATGGCACGTACGATTTTTAATATTCCGCTGAAGTATATTCTGATCGTGAGCTACGGGCTTGTGATCCTGTTAATGACGCAGGTCCCACCCAACTTTGTTCCGATCTCCTTCGATGCGGGCGGCGTGACGACCGGTCCGATGACGGTTCCGTTCATCTTGGCGCTCGGCGTCGGTGTGGCTTCCGTTTTGCGGGGGAAATCATCCACCAGTGACAGTTTCGGCCTGGTTGCACTTGCTTCCATTGGCCCGATCTTTGCGGTGATGCTGTTGGGAGTGATTTACGGATGA
- a CDS encoding peptide chain release factor 3, whose protein sequence is MSVLTTAPRRTFAIISHPDAGKTTLTEKLLLLGGSIRSAGTVKGKKSGKFATSDWMDIEKQRGISVTSSVMQLVYNDVQVNILDTPGHQDFSEDTYRTLTAVDTAVMVIDSVKGIESQTLKLFKVCRMRGIPILTYINKLDREGKEPLDLLSEIEETLEMETFPMNWPIGTGKRLKGIYDLQTETVETFNEGHNNRQIVPLQEADNLADYEREALEEEIMLLEEAGNEFSQEKVQNGTMTPVFFGSALANFGVQSFLDAFVDLASKPQPRKASGAMIDPEQSQFSGFIFKIQANMNPNHRDRIAFLRVCSGQFERGMEIVLSRTGKKMKLSQSHSFFASDRETVNSAKPGDIVGIYDSGNFQVGDTLIGGGERIQYEEMPQFPPEKFAKVTAKNAMKHKQYHKGIDQLVQEGTIQLYKTPYFEDYILGAVGELQFQVFEYRMKNEYNVDIEFNHMSHELARWVTKGDVSDIISDSRKMLVEDQQKRPVLLFENEFAMRWFQDKNPDFELSSGWDILE, encoded by the coding sequence ATGTCAGTACTCACAACCGCACCGCGCCGGACCTTTGCCATCATTTCTCACCCGGATGCCGGTAAGACCACTTTAACAGAGAAATTGCTCCTTCTCGGAGGCAGTATCCGAAGTGCCGGAACCGTCAAAGGGAAGAAATCGGGAAAATTTGCGACATCCGACTGGATGGACATTGAAAAACAACGCGGGATTTCCGTCACGTCGAGTGTGATGCAGCTTGTCTATAACGATGTACAGGTCAATATCCTTGATACCCCGGGTCACCAGGACTTCAGTGAAGATACGTACCGGACACTCACAGCAGTGGATACAGCCGTGATGGTGATTGACAGTGTCAAAGGGATCGAATCCCAGACGCTGAAGCTTTTTAAAGTCTGCCGCATGCGCGGTATTCCGATCCTGACCTATATCAATAAACTCGACCGTGAAGGGAAGGAACCGCTTGATCTCTTGTCTGAAATTGAGGAGACCCTTGAAATGGAGACGTTTCCGATGAACTGGCCAATCGGCACCGGCAAACGGCTCAAAGGAATCTATGATTTGCAGACTGAAACCGTCGAAACCTTTAATGAGGGTCACAATAACCGTCAGATCGTACCGCTTCAGGAAGCGGACAACCTTGCTGACTATGAGCGTGAAGCCCTTGAAGAAGAAATCATGCTCCTTGAGGAAGCCGGTAATGAGTTCTCCCAGGAAAAAGTGCAAAACGGCACAATGACACCCGTCTTTTTTGGCAGTGCACTGGCCAATTTCGGTGTTCAGTCTTTCCTCGATGCATTTGTGGATCTCGCAAGTAAGCCGCAGCCGCGAAAGGCATCAGGAGCAATGATCGACCCTGAACAGTCTCAGTTCTCAGGGTTTATCTTTAAAATCCAGGCGAACATGAACCCGAATCACCGTGACAGAATTGCGTTTCTCCGTGTGTGTTCAGGACAATTCGAACGGGGTATGGAAATCGTCCTTTCACGGACAGGCAAGAAAATGAAGCTCAGTCAAAGCCACTCCTTTTTCGCCTCGGATCGAGAGACCGTCAACTCGGCCAAACCCGGAGACATCGTCGGTATTTATGATTCCGGTAACTTTCAGGTAGGAGATACGCTGATTGGCGGCGGTGAACGAATTCAATACGAAGAAATGCCGCAATTCCCTCCAGAGAAATTCGCCAAAGTTACGGCGAAAAACGCGATGAAACATAAACAGTACCATAAAGGCATCGATCAGCTTGTACAGGAGGGGACCATCCAGCTCTATAAGACTCCGTACTTTGAAGATTACATTCTCGGGGCCGTCGGAGAACTGCAGTTTCAGGTATTTGAATACCGTATGAAGAATGAATATAACGTGGACATTGAATTTAATCACATGTCCCACGAACTCGCACGTTGGGTGACCAAGGGTGACGTATCGGATATCATCAGCGACAGTCGCAAAATGCTTGTAGAAGATCAGCAAAAGCGTCCTGTCCTGCTGTTTGAAAATGAATTTGCCATGCGCTGGTTCCAAGATAAAAATCCGGATTTTGAACTGTCCAGCGGATGGGATATTCTCGAATAA
- a CDS encoding aspartyl-phosphate phosphatase Spo0E family protein — translation MKSRLLHEIESKRRNMMDAVCKYGISSSEVIRQSQELDILINQYQRLQYHQSENVAISQ, via the coding sequence ATGAAAAGCCGATTGTTGCATGAGATTGAATCAAAACGGCGAAACATGATGGATGCTGTCTGCAAATACGGGATCAGTTCATCTGAAGTAATCAGACAAAGCCAGGAACTCGATATTCTCATTAACCAGTACCAAAGACTTCAGTACCATCAATCAGAGAATGTCGCAATTTCGCAATAA